The Oncorhynchus gorbuscha isolate QuinsamMale2020 ecotype Even-year linkage group LG08, OgorEven_v1.0, whole genome shotgun sequence DNA window GTAGGAAAGGTCACTTATAGGTTTCATGCAACATCATACCAACCATACTGTAGTCAAGAGTTGTACATGTTTTATTGTAAGTAAAGGAGTAAAGCTAGATAACGTTAGTAGAACGTTGGTACAAGGTACCTTCAGATATCTGCATGCGGTTGTCCCCTCCTTTCTGCTTGTCCTCGTCTGAGGAAGTGTTGTCAGAAGAGTGGCACTTCCTCTTCATAGCGATGGGAATGTTACAGCCCTCTAGATATCTGTCAAGAGACACAGGAGACCGCTTAACTTTCTATCTTCATCAAAAACAATAGCCCATGATGTAACTACCATGAAATTGGGTAGCAGTAAGTTTAAATAGCAGCTACGTAGTACCTACCACTCTCCTTCCCACATACAGTAGCTACCCAGAAATACTACCTATAATTATTTTCCCCCATAAAAGACTAAACTAAATGAATAGACAGATGACTGCCTAATGACAAGAGAGATGTtcagcacaggaggctggtgagaggaggaCGGCTAATAATAATGTCAGGAACAGAGcggatggaatggtatcaaacacctggaaaccatgagtttgatgtatttgataccattccactgattccactccagtcattaccacgagcttgtcaaattaaggtgccaccaacctcctgtggcgtACAGATAAATGATGAGCAAGATTAATAAATAAGTGACTAGTTAGAAGCTGACCTGATGACGTTGTCCAGACAGCTGATCTGTTGGTAGGAGTAGACCGCCTGGTCGTTGACGGCCAGCTGCTCCTCCTGTACTGCAGGCCTGCAGTTCTCCAGGTGGGTGGCCCCACTGTCCCTCCAGCTCAGAGGTGCCACGGGGGCTGCAGTGTCCTTGAGACGGACCGCCGCGGGACTCTTCTGGAGGaactctgctagggagagggtAACGGTCAGGACTGGAATGGGCATGAATATGAACATTATGTTTACACCAGACTACACCCATTTAACATCACCCatgtattaaacacacacatatacatctcGCTCAACACATAAACACGCATTCATATCTGTACATCCACACACATCCACTCCCCACTCTACATGATCAAATGCACACACAAGCATATCTCAAAAGGTATTTTTCTTGCAGATTGTAAATATTTCTGTTTTGGTTGTCTTGTGTGACTTACTGCCAGGGTTCTTCTTGGTCTCAGACCTGGCTGAGGAGGATGCTTTGTAGATTTGTTGTTCCTGACTGTTCTGGAGGTGGATTCCTTTACAGATCCCCTGGAATGACCTCTGctggggtggagagaagagacatGCTCACtatcatggagagagagagagagagagagagagagagagagagagagagagagagagagagagagagagagagagagaggagagagagagagagggagaggagagagagggagggagggagggggagggagggagggagggagggagggagggagggagggagggagggagggagggagggagggagggagaaatagactGGGAAAAGTGAGAAATAGACTGGGAAAagtgagagcgagaaagagatagacaggtaaaacagaagTAGAAGGGTACTCACAGGTTTGGCccagctgctctctccctcctcctcgaTGCGTGTCCTGCTTGGGCTGCTACCATTgctgttgatgttgatgtctcTGGTTGAATGTGTGTTGCTCTCGCTGGTCTTTCCCTGGGATGCTGCAAGGTGGTCGTTGCTTCCCACGTACCCACTGGTGCTAGTGCTGTGAACcggctgtagtagcagtctgtgGATCTGCTCAGTGATCTCCTGGACTTCAGAGTCCATGATCTTGGTCTCCATGAGGGCAGGGAGCGGGGCCTCGAACACATCCTCATTCACCGGTCCCCTTCCAGTGGAAACAACCATATTATCATTATTAGCAGTCATTTCTAGAACAATAGACACAGCATAAAAAAGTATTTTTttgccatttaaaaaaatgatgcCAAGATACTGTAACACAAAAAAAGTGCTGAGCAGGGAGAAGTGCCAAGATACTAAAAATGTTCCAAAATAGGAAAACATTGTGCTAGGCAGACACTCACATGCGGACGGTGTGCCTCCCGATGATGAAAGAGACCTTACAGCTCCAGGGATTGACAAAGCTGGACCAGCTGGTGTCGATGATGGCGTACTCTCCGTTCCGTGTGCAGAACCTGATGGAGGAGTGGTCGAACGGCTGGCCAGCATACTGAAGGACtatggataggagagagagaaaagggagtaTAAATGTCACTAAAATATGCTGTAAAGGGacattccatttgttttgtatgcAACCCAGTGATGTAATAATTAAAAGTGTAATAATTGTTCATGTGTTGTTCTAGTTTTACTTACTCCTCTTGTGAATGGCCAACATGCTCTGCCTGTCATTGGGGTGCATGAGAAGAAGGACTGGGGTGCCAATCAGCTCCTGGGGGAGGTAACCAAGGAGAGGAACagccctggaacacacacacaatgacattaTGAATCAGCGTACAGTAGTCCTACctcaggaggttggtggtaccttaattgggaaggacaggctcgtggtaatggctggagtgcaatcagtggaatggtataaaaaaggaccctgggactacacacctccctctgcaactggaccctggacttcctgacgggctgtcaccaggtggtaagggtaggcaacaatacatctgctacgctgatcctcaacactggggacccTCAGGGATGTTAGTCCTCctgtactgcctgttcacccacaacGCGTGACCAAgcacgattccaacaccatcattaagtcagcaaacgacacaacagtggtaggtctgatcaccgacaacaatgagacagcctatagggaggatgtcagagacctggccgtgtggtgccaggataacaacctctccctcaacgtgatcaagacaaaggacatgattgtggactacaggaaaaggagggctgaacacgcccccattcataTCGACGGGGTTaaagtggagtgggtcgagagtttcagttccttggtgttcacatcaccaacaaactatcatggtgcaaacgcaccaagacagtcatgaagagggcatgacaaaaccttttccccctcaggagactgaaaagatttgtcatgtgTCCCCAGATCCTAAAAAAAGTTTTACTGCTGCACcagcgagagcatcctgaccagttacatcaccgcctggtatggcaactgctaggcatctgaccgtaaggcgctatagagggtagtgcgtatggcccaatacatcactggggccaagcttcctgccatcgagGACCTAGTGTATATACTAGACggtggtcaaagactccagccccccaagtcatagactgctctctctgctaccgcacagccatagttctgcctacatgtacaaatgacctcaactaacctgtacccctgcacattgactctgtacctgtcccccctgtttatagcctcgttattgttatgtaatcttattgtgttactttttatttaattttttacttgAGTTAATTTAGCAAAcatttattgaactgcattgttggttaagggcttgtaagtaagcatttcatggtaagatctaaacctgttgtattcggcacttgtgacaaataacatttgatttgaaatacatcaaacacatggtttcaatGTGTTGGATGCCATTCAATTttctctgttccagccattattatgagccgtcctcccctcagcagcctacacTGATTACTAGATCATAATCCCAATACAAACACAGTATCAGAAAAATGTTTGGTGTCTTGCCTCTCGTCCACATCCTGGAACACGCAGCTaggagtgtgtgtggtggtgaagATGCGCTTGTCGCTAGGAATTCTGGGAGCTGTAGGCAAATTAAAACACTGTTAACACCACTGTTCCCACACACCAATCGCATACTATCCACTGTTATACACTATTAAAGATGCAGTTTCAAAAGTATTCAAACAGGCACAACTCAGGTGTTGTGATGGCATTTTGATTGGTCCTTACCCTTGTATCCGGAATGCAACCTTTCAGCCAGTAGGAGGCAGCAGAGCTGGTTCTCAGAATGGACCTTGTCCTGCACCTTCATCAGGAAGGAGGTCATACGGAACGGAGAGTACTGTATGTCCCCCTCACACTCCTTACCTCCACTACAGAACACAGGAGAGAGTGGACAAAGTCAGCAAGTCACTAAAGCAGCAACAAAACCATGAAAATATAGCCTATAGTATGATAATGATTGACGGTTTGTGTCAGTGGATTTCCCTTCTTCAGCAGCTATTTCACAGAGTTCAGCTCTACTACGCTACTTGTGTTTTTACCTGCCTCTTGGGAGCAGAGTTGAGCCGTAGTtttactttaacaacaactatgAATAGTGAGTGTGTGCATCTatacgtgtacgtgtgtgtcagaGAGGAGCGAGAAGAGACCAGCTCGAGACTCAAACTAATTTAAATCTATCCAAAGTGGAAAAAGGGAATGAATAGAAATGCAAAGAGAAGCTGGCACACGGTCATAGCCCTACACACACCTGATCCGACAGAAGAAGGATTTCTCCCGCATGCAATCCGACGGGGAGGACTCTgaaaagagaagaggggaaggggaACATTTTTTAATTCAAAAGAAGCCTCTACTTCATCGGCTTACTGCCGACCCTCGCCTCAGTGTTTCCATGCCTACACTACGCATGTTTCCCAAGCTCTTATTAATCCCTCTGCGTTACCTGGCTTTAGGGACTCTGTCATTGATTTGTATTGTTTAGCATGGCTGACGAGGGTAGGGCGACTAGACTCAAATCCAGTTAAATGTTTTCATGTTTTCCTAGCAACAGTTCAGCGTGTGCTGTTTTAAATGAATTTGTTTTCCGATCATTATAACTACATGGGATTTGCGTGTAAAGAGTTGTGAGTGTCTCAAAAGGGTGCTATAGATTTCAAAATAATGATTCACTATCATTAGGACGGGGGACCACTCGTAAAGCCAGATGTAATGGGTAAACATGCATGTTTTCTTTTTCCACCCTACCTTAAACATTTTTGTGCACACCTTGTGATGTATCTAAAACTGTTTATAGACTGTCTATAAGAGGTTATACGTTAAAGAGGGTGTTAGCTACCTGCTCCGGGGCACATGCTCCAGGAGGGCAGGTGGTAGGGCGTGGTGAAGCTGTAGAAAACACTGACGTCTTGGGGAGTCAGGAACTCCACAAACCTAGCGTCCTTGAAGACACCCCTTTTACAGTTGAGGATAGAGGCAGCCTGGTCTGAGATGTAGACGATCTTCCCCGTGATCAGAGATATCGCTACCGCAAAGTTGTCCTGGAGGAACACACAGGAATACGTATGAGAAAAAcatgcatatacagtacacacacagctgCAAGCGTGGATTATTCCTAATCGCTGGGATATCTGATCTGTTGTTGTTCAGACACTGTATGTCAAATAAGGCCAGAGATGGACACAGGTGTGGGTATGACTATGAGTCACGCTATCAATGTACTTTGGTATTGTTGGGTTCTGTTTGCAACTGCTTTATGTGTTTAAGGTAAAATTGTCTCTTTTTCATGCTTTGAAGGTGTATTCAGAGGAAAAAGGGTTAGTAACTTACATTGTTTTTGAGGGTGTACTCTGAGGTGATGCTGTCTATCTCCTTGATGGTGTAAGAGGATACATCCAGGCCGGATGGCTGAATGCTATTGGTCATAAACAGCTGGTAGTACTCCTCATTggctgaaacacaacaacacaaacccACATTGGTTTCCTATTTGCCTTTTAAGATGCATTAGACAACAACAAACTATAATGTAATGCTAAATACATAATCAAATCACATGTTCAGGCTTACTACCCAGAATGCTTTGCGGTTGAGTTATCTCTTACCTTCCACCTGTTTGACACAGCGCAGGGCGTATTTCAGAGTGTTGAGGGAGCTGGACTTGTTGCCCTTGTTCCTCTTGTCAGCAGGAAGGTGGCGCTTGAGCTCCTTCAGGGTCCTGAGAAGCTCCTTCTGGGTCTTGGCCTTAGCTGACTCCTCACTACTGCAGCCGCTGGTGGAAGGGTTGTCCTGCTCAGAACTCAGCAGGCTGAAAGCATTGGAACTACTGGGAGGAGAGGGGCTGTGGGAGTTAGagctggggagacagacagacagacagacagagattatTAATGACATAAAGTAACATGTTTTCATTGAGAATTGTTTCAAACCACTAGAATTAAATTGTTATAAGCAAAAGTGATACACTAAAAATAGACTCCAAAGCTACTACCATATAGACATATGCAACCATTGATGAATGATTTAATTCCTCAATCGTGGACAATAAGTGGATTTCATGTTTATGACGAAGAGGGTATTTTCCAAAATGTTTTAAATGAAATAGCAAAACAAAGTCCTTGAGTTTAGCATGAAATGAGTGGATCCATTTCTTTGCCCATCTGGTACAATGGCTTGGAGTTTGCTCTACTTTTATTGTGTTCAGGAGAGTACAATGATACAATGGTACATGGATACCAGAGCAGCTCTTAAAAATGATATTTGCCTTTTTGTTTTCCCCATCCACTCTGCAGTTGtctgtgttcctgtctctgtaaCATTCCACTCTTTGTACTCCGTAAAATGTGCCATCTTTGGCAAATGACACCTTGAGTGGAATGTAATAGCTGAACAAAGACTGGCAACCACGCTAACTCCACAGAGGATGCCATGGGAATTCTATGCTGTTTCAATCTCAGGTCAGTCTGACTTTCCTCTGTCTTTGAAAGAGCATAATTACATcacctagtggtcaaacagggaaatggttccaatcgtttttccaccattcatttttgtGTTTCGTTTAGgatcaccctggcgtgatgttttgataaccatgtaaatctctctcagacaaggtgactTATATCAAtatatttactctcagatttgaaaatgctaattagcatcaaagtatgggaaaaatgaatggtggaaaaccGATTACAACCATTTTCTAGTTTGACCacaaggttttatgggtattatgactctgTGGTACTCTATTGTGTCTTTTTGAAGCAAAGACGGGACCATGGCACAGGTAaactggattgtgtgtgtgcgttaatgtgtgtgtgagaatctGTAGTAAGTATGAGccaatgtgtgtttttgtgtcacAGGCATCAGCCTAAAGGCTAAGCAAGAGCGCTAATACATCCAAAAGCTATAAACAGCTGCTGAAGACAGCCAACTCATGAAATATAACTCAGGTGTATTTAAATAGTAGCTCAGAATATAATATAAGCATTTAGAGATCTAATTATATAAAAGAGAGCCACCTAAAGTATCAGCGGTATCTCCTATTGGCATTAACAGAGTGGTCTGGCAAACGGTTGCAACTAATTATAGAGGTAGGTAAATAGAATAAGCTAATTATATAATGATAATAAGAGCAGCTGTAGGCCTCCCCACTGTTGCAGTGGAGCTGACAGGTACATACTGTATTGTCACAGAGTGGAGACAGAAAGCGAAAGACAACTTCACCCTATGACACACAAGTACTGCGACCTCTCAGCAAAAAAATACCTCGATCACTCTTTGCTTTTAACGAGAAGTTCCACACAATCAAGAtgtgctccagtgcctttctctTCAAAGAGTGTTTTCAGGTGTTTTCAGCCCAGCTGCTGAGAAATAAGGAGGGGGCAGAGTGTGTCATTAGGGTGGTGAAGTGGGCACCGCCATCCAATTACAGCCACTCCATTGTCAGCTTCCATAAGTTCTCAATGGGGTCCATTATTACTTTCTACGGGGTTTTCACTTCTCTCTGTGAGGGTCTCACTTCCAATATGTGGTCCATCATTTCCTGTCTATGGAGCAGCCTGCATGGGCACCAtggggagagaaatgagagacaGGGTGCCGCTGTCAGTATCTAGGGCATGTCAGATGTGGACCAGCCTGTGCCAACAGAGGAAGATCGAGGGATGGAGGGACCCTGATACAACATGAAAGACAGCCACCATCTCTAACGGCCTCAGAATGTGCTGCCAGTGAGGCATATTGATGTCAACCTACGTCAAAGGGGGacacagacacaacaacagaggatGATAAAAAGGACATGCATCATCATGTAGCCTTGGATTTAGATGGGATGTTGATGATGTGTGGTGTTGGATCAACTAATAATGTCAACTCTTCCTAGTCTGATGGGCTGCCGGCAAAATAAGACTGGTAAAAAGGTACCCATCTAGAAATGTTGTCTAGTCTAACCCCTCCCATAAACCAACTAAAGCACATCCGCTCACTGACCGCTTGTTGCTCCCAGACGACCCCCCGAGAGCCGAGTCTCTGCTGTTGCCATTGGAGCTACCTGTTGACTCGTTGCCGTGACTCTCGTTTCCATGGCTTCCGTGGATCTCGTTGCCGTGTGACTCGGTCCCGCTGGATCCACTGCTCTTCATGTCCACGTCGTCGTGGAAGGAACGTGAGCAGGCGCTCCTACGGCCAATGTGGGGTGAGGCCGAGGGGTCCTGGCAACTGCTGTCACTGCCTTCTGAGGCTAGACCCAGGCCTGGACCAACCTGGCTATAGCTGCTCCTACAACGAAGCTGGGCTATGGACCTGCACCCTGAGGCCCCCCTAGCCATGGACCTGCACCCTGAGGCCCCCCTAGCCATGGACCTGCACCCTGAGGCCCCCCTAGCCATGGACATGCACCCCGAGGCCCCCCTAGCCATGGACCTGCACCCTGAGGCCCCCCTAGCCATGGAGCTGCAGTCTGGGTCTGAATTATCTGACATTAGAGGAAGGGAGGTGTGGTGTGTTGAGGGTTTAAACCAGAGAAGTGCTGAGTAGAGGATGGAGGAAGCTAAACTTAATCACCCCATTGTCCACAGGATGCCAAAGAGAATGGATGGATGAGCTGCAGTTTtctggaagagaggaagaggagggtcagTTAGCTACACTAGTTGTGACAATTTCTTACAATGTTAAAACCATTTAAGCGCACAATTAAATAAATCCCAGGAACAAATATATAATTTGATACAGTAGAATTCCTCTGAAGCTATCAGACAAGAAACACCTAGCCAAGACCCCCAAAGGTGTCACCTGCCCCTGTCCTCTGCCCTGTAACACAACAGAGCTAGCTAGACATTGGCTATCCCAGTACCTATATCAGTTCTATCTAGACCTCTGGGATCCACCCAAGTGAGGGCCAGGTCAAGGGATGGTCCATCAAAGCGGAACCACCCGACAGTTCTCCTTATTGGGGTAGCCCCCTgccctttctcccccctctggGGAGCTCAGTTGAACCTGTAACTTGTCTAGGCAGGGCTTGAGTCAGGCCAGCTCAGTGTATGAGTCTACTCCACTATCCTTTCAAAGGGACTCCCAGTCCCTGACAGACATGAAACGTGCCAAACCAAGCCATTGTGTCCTGTAAACAGCAGTTGGCACGGCCGCGGTGGAAAATAACTCCTCTGCACTAAGTCCACATGCCTTCACGCAACACACTGTCCTCTCTGTATTTGACCAATTGAATTacggccttgtgtgtgtgtgtgtgtatgtgtgtgtatgtgtgtgtgtgtgtgtgttcccagagTAACGTGGTGACCCAGAGAGAGACTCGCAGGAGGCAGTAGTAAAATGCACTacggactgtctgtctgttattgcAGGGACTGGTTCTAACAGACAGTATGCGAGGTGGCTACTCCTGTTTGTGTATTATTTTGCTCTGTTGAGTAATGGGCACAATGGCAGGTGTGAAGAGGTGGCAGATAACTGGCCGGCTATTAGTAATATTTCAAGTTTTAAGTTTCAATGTTTATTCACCACATGCACACAATACAACAGTGTCCAAGACTAGACTTGACctgtgtccaggaaactggcCCTCAAAGCCAACCCCCCCTGTTAGTGATGTATCACTCTCCTTGCTTTGCCCTGAGTAGCATCATATGAACGACACAAAGCCCCCAATCAGTAATGTAACGACACAATGCCCCCAATCAGTCATGAATGACACAATGTCCCCAATCAGTCATGAACGACACAATGCCCCCAGTCAGTCATGAACAACACAATGCCCCCAATCAGTCATGAATGACACAATGTCCCCAATCAGTCATGAACAACACAATGCCCCCAATCAGTCATGAATGACACAATGTCCCCAATCAGTCATGAACAACACAATGCCCCAATCAGTCATGAACAACACAATGCCCCCAATCAGTCATGAATGACACAATGTCCCCAATCAGTCATGAACAACACAATGCCCCCAGTCAGTCATGAACGACACAATGCCCCCAATCAGTCATGAACGACACAATGCCCCCAATCCGTCATGAACGACACAATGCCCCCAGTCAGTCATGAACGACACAATGCCCCCAATCAGTCATGAACGACACAATGCCCCCAGTCAGTCATGATCGACACTATGCCCCCAATCAGTCATGAATGACACAATGCCCCAGTCAGTCATGAATGACACAATGCCCCCAATCAGTCATGAACGACACAATGCCCCCAGTCAGTCATGAACGACACTATGCCCCCAATCAGTCATGAATGACACAATGCCCCAGTCAGTCATGAATGACACAATGCCCCCAGTCAGTCATGAACGACACAATGCCCCCAGTCAGTCATGAATGACACAATGCCCCCAGTCAGTCATGAATGACACAATGCCCCCAATCAGTCATGAATGACACAATGCCCCAGTCAGTCATGAATGACACAATGCCCCCAATCAGTCATGAACGACACAATGTCCCCAGTCAGTCATGAACGACACAATGCCCCCAATCAGTCATGAACGACACAATGCCCCCAATCAGTCATGAACGACACAATGCCCCCAATCAGTCATGTAACGCATTGGGCTGCTTGCCAATGTCCTCTGGCTGAATCTACCACTGTTACTATAAGGTCATAAACATAATCAGCATAACTTTATGGTGTTGCATTAGTAGTCAATAAAGTAACTTAAACCATAAAGCATTATTGAATTGAACCACGCCGTGCTGGGGACAGGAGACGTGCTGTCATCATGGGACTATTGTAACTTAACGAGGTTGAACGTTTTCAAAACTCAGACTACTGACCCATTTCCTCCACAATATCTTTATTACATTACTTCCTGACTACAGGAGCCTGAAATAGAAGAACATGGAAAGAACAACTACTGGTGTTTTGGGATGACAAAGATAAGCACACTTGTTCTACACTGCTGCTCATTGATAATTGATTAGATACATGACTACCACTACACTGCTGCTCTTTGATTATTGATTAGATACATGACTACCACTACACTGCTGCTCATTGATTATTGATTAGATACATGACTACCACTACACTGCTGCTCATTGATTATTGATTAGATACTGCTGCTCATTGATTATTGATTAGATGACTACCACTACACTGCTGCTCATTGATTATTGATTAGATACATGACTACCACTACACTGCTGCTCATTGATTATTGATTAGATACATGACTACCACTACACTGCTGCTCATTGATTATTGATTAGATACATGACTACCTCTACACTGCTGCTCATTGATAATTGATTAGATACATGACTACCACTACACTGCTGCTCATTGATTATTGATTAGATACATGACTACCACTACACTGCTGCTCATTGATTATTGATTAGATACATGACTACCACTACACTGCTGCTCATTGATTATTGATTAGATACATGACTACCACTACGCTGCTGCTCATTGATTATTAATTGCCATTACCATTAGTACCTATCTATTTTATCTTGCTACTGGTCACTGTTACTCATGTTTAATGTATATATTACCACTTGTATATTACCATAGGCATTTATatattcctgctaccagtcagtcactttccagccctgtttacatattcactgagtgtacaaaaccttaggaacatgacatagactgaccaggtgaatccatatGCCTTTCACAAGCATTTTGGATTAGGAGGTTCATTTTATACATTGTGTATACATAAtattataaataatataaataagtAGGTGAGGTGAGGCCACTGTAGCATTTACATATGTAGTTTAAACACTTCATTTTTATTTCAAAATGTACAAATAATCTAACTTGTTTGTACATGTTAGACATCTTAGTAAGTAGGCTATTATTACTGAAGACTAATTTCGGATGAACAAAAAAAATGAATCCTCCTCCATACCATTGACCTTATGATTGTGTCTCTCTAGCAAAGAAAAATCTCATCAAATTGGAAAATCACACACAGCGATTATTGTTTAGTCGGCTAAAGATGACTAAAAACAGGACACAACACCGGCTCCATGCGGTGGCGATTTTTCATTTAGGCCTAATCGACGTGTTATAAAACAGCGGCGCAAGGCACCCAGCCACTGTCTGGCTTGAAACAATCGAACCAGCCGCCTGATCAGTTAATAATGTTTTGTACCAATGTTTCACTGCCAGAAAACACCGCAATAGACTGCCCTTTCAATACACTAAGCATGTTTTTGAAAGATCTCTGACACATGCAATGATGACTGATCACTCATCCTCACTCAAGCTTGATCATACAGAGGGCAAACATTTGTTATTGTTTTGCATAATTGTTTCTCTGTATTGTTTCTATGACTATGGCACAGGCTGCGTACAGTCCAGCAGTAGACATGTAAGGAGCGTAACTAACAGTCAGTGGGCAGGGCTTACTGTCCCACTATGACCCGCACACTGACAGTCAGTGGGTAGGGCTTACTGTCCCACTATGACCCGCACACTGACAGTCAGTGGGTAGGGCTTACTGTCCCACTATGGCCCGCACACTGACAGTCAGCGGGCAGGGCTTACTGTCCCACTATGACCCGCACACTGACAGTCAGCGGGCAGGGCTTACTGTCCCACTATGACCCGCACACTGACAGTCAGCGGGCAGGGCTTACTGTCCCACTATGACCCGCACACTAACAGTCAGTGGGCAGGGCTTACTGTCCCACTATGACCCGCACACTGACAGTCAGCGGGCAGGGCTTACTGTCCCACTATGACCCGCACACTGACAGTCAGTGGGCAGGGCTTTACTGTCCCACTATGACCCGCACACTGACAGTCAGTGGGCAGGGTTTACTGTCCCACTATGACCCGCACACTGACAGTCATGCAACGCAACTTTCTAACtccttttaaatatatatatttttttgtaaaaccCACCAAGGCCTGTTATAATAAAGATGTATATATGCTCTGACCACTCCCAGAGTTTCGAAGA harbors:
- the LOC124041933 gene encoding period circadian protein homolog 2-like isoform X8; its protein translation is MSDNSDPDCSSMARGASGCRSMARGASGCMSMARGASGCRSMARGASGCRSMARGASGCRSIAQLRCRSSYSQVGPGLGLASEGSDSSCQDPSASPHIGRRSACSRSFHDDVDMKSSGSSGTESHGNEIHGSHGNESHGNESTGSSNGNSRDSALGGSSGSNKRSNSHSPSPPSSSNAFSLLSSEQDNPSTSGCSSEESAKAKTQKELLRTLKELKRHLPADKRNKGNKSSSLNTLKYALRCVKQVEANEEYYQLFMTNSIQPSGLDVSSYTIKEIDSITSEYTLKNNDNFAVAISLITGKIVYISDQAASILNCKRGVFKDARFVEFLTPQDVSVFYSFTTPYHLPSWSMCPGAESSPSDCMREKSFFCRISGGKECEGDIQYSPFRMTSFLMKVQDKVHSENQLCCLLLAERLHSGYKAPRIPSDKRIFTTTHTPSCVFQDVDERAVPLLGYLPQELIGTPVLLLMHPNDRQSMLAIHKRILQYAGQPFDHSSIRFCTRNGEYAIIDTSWSSFVNPWSCKVSFIIGRHTVRMGPVNEDVFEAPLPALMETKIMDSEVQEITEQIHRLLLQPVHSTSTSGYVGSNDHLAASQGKTSESNTHSTRDININSNGSSPSRTRIEEEGESSWAKPQRSFQGICKGIHLQNSQEQQIYKASSSARSETKKNPGTEFLQKSPAAVRLKDTAAPVAPLSWRDSGATHLENCRPAVQEEQLAVNDQAVYSYQQISCLDNVIRYLEGCNIPIAMKRKCHSSDNTSSDEDKQKGGDNRMQISEEIIEDVSGGGEAVEQVSQTPGPPPSAVSRPSLQREPYKKLGLTKQVLANHTQREQQAFLCRFRELQGVQVFQANCSQYLERQKGQGATDAVPTVRPCRQAEPAARRSGRNKKTKSKRVKQNELSDSSLSHRKRQQQPRPHLLYQGLNQTSWSPSNSSQSTLPPLAYPNIVPAFPLQVYPGVGTMAGTMPTSPENSMPGFGDSQCNQDPQCPAPNIQPSPFSTPMVTPVVALVLPNYVFPQMGSGAPEQQPFYQVETAGYSSQPQPFPLQTSLTFPAQGPFLPQPQPFPLQTSLPFPPQSSSTIQAQFLGQNPLAPQTGFPIPTQPFSSMAMEPPKPSGETTQSRGSTPGSMDGRDQVPSPPVFQSPCSSPLQLNLLQLEETPCSLQRQHSMVVAPSSGDPPGNNNFRDKGRSVVCHAMEKITLQQVSSPGDGNPCDMPDIRLHSDSHSATSGSMGSRSNDCGTSARTSNSGRSNNSRTSGCRKSASGTSTSGVSGNGTVCSSHTRKKIRNYFGSVDSSRNSSQKVKGHSTGCDSGRSSSVMEVRPMEMEQDQHDKGIERLLREDRERLRGMQKSQPCFTGEQQRELVEVYPWMRSGGLPKFMDVKACVCFEEDAPEAAMSEEQPDLDMGDTGTETSEVSPSRKPSEEPLNTDTCPCPSSGLGSS